A single genomic interval of Croceibacter atlanticus HTCC2559 harbors:
- a CDS encoding alpha/beta hydrolase family protein has translation MTITQNIAVKGQHNKPIVTDLFFKQNTDKKPVVIFCHGYKGFKDWGAWNIMAEAFANAGLFFVKFNFSHNGGTLEQPIDFPDLEAFGNNTYTKELDDLESVLNWLTAEDFEHAPQIDTTDITLVGHSRGGGIVLIKAEEDSRVTKVITLASVSDYKARFPRGKDFEAWKKDGVMHVVNGRTKQKMPHYFSFFEDFKANYERLNIQKVAKRLEKPLLILHGTNDTSVKNYNAENLKNWNENATLRWIANADHVFNTKHPWESDTLSKQLNLVVLKSISFIKD, from the coding sequence ATGACCATAACACAAAATATAGCCGTTAAAGGACAGCACAACAAACCAATTGTAACAGATTTATTTTTTAAACAAAATACAGATAAAAAACCTGTAGTTATTTTTTGCCATGGCTATAAAGGCTTTAAAGATTGGGGTGCGTGGAATATTATGGCTGAAGCGTTTGCCAATGCAGGTTTGTTTTTCGTGAAATTTAACTTTTCACATAATGGAGGTACGTTGGAGCAACCTATAGATTTTCCAGATCTTGAGGCCTTTGGAAACAACACGTATACTAAAGAATTAGATGATTTAGAGTCTGTTTTAAATTGGCTTACCGCAGAAGATTTTGAACACGCACCACAGATAGATACCACAGATATTACTCTTGTTGGTCATTCTCGTGGTGGTGGTATTGTCTTAATTAAAGCTGAAGAAGACTCAAGAGTAACTAAAGTGATAACCTTAGCATCTGTAAGCGATTACAAAGCGCGTTTTCCTCGCGGAAAAGACTTTGAAGCTTGGAAAAAAGATGGCGTAATGCACGTTGTTAACGGAAGAACAAAGCAAAAGATGCCTCATTATTTCTCATTTTTTGAAGATTTTAAGGCTAATTACGAACGCCTAAATATTCAAAAAGTGGCAAAGCGTTTAGAAAAGCCACTTCTTATTCTTCATGGCACGAATGACACATCTGTAAAAAACTATAATGCTGAGAATTTGAAAAATTGGAATGAAAACGCCACGTTGCGCTGGATTGCCAATGCCGATCATGTGTTTAACACCAAACATCCTTGGGAAAGTGATACTTTATCTAAACAGTTAAATTTAGTTGTATTGAAGAGTATCTCATTTATTAAAGACTAA
- a CDS encoding PD-(D/E)XK nuclease family protein: protein MAKRTNKATFLPEIYSIESFIEKVAGLQQIDNTTTLFKLYEVYISLINKEDQETFETFSGWAQTIIGDFNEIDRYLIPSDEFFNYLSEIKDKDHWYLADEKTTLIENYLKFWKQLPQLYNALYSSLISSKKGYQGLIYREAANNIDTYLSTNNKTHIFIGFNALNNAEQHIIQQSIKKDCAEVFWDLDEVFYNDTFHDASHFIRSYYKNWKVFENKQFNGGHNFSNKKEISIIGTPKKIGQAKAVGQILNDIPANKLSSTAVILGDETLLLPLLNAIPKHIKDVNITMGLPLQKVPLASFFELLFTLQLNNTSELYYKHVLELFNHPSLQYVLEVSKLNVVSYINTGNIVSIKFDSLIAQSSAEESEIVKLLFSSSENNPEHFISRILKIIQYLKQNLSVEQSVLREYLYRFNVLFNKLEHLLSTFSHISNISVLHTIYKDMLSNETLDFIGKKHDGLQIMGVLETRVLDFENIIITSVNEGILPSGKSANSYLPYDLKKEYGLPTYKEKDAIYTYHFYHMLQRCNQAHIIFNTEAGDLNSGEKSRFITQLQVEAQNYPKHSYNNLITLPKVPKITSQLRTVQKTAQVMDQIKYRAKSGFSPSALTLYMRNPIDFYTRYVLGVGDTEEVEETVAYNTLGTVVHDTLEQLYTPYIGELLNADIIKVMTTKADKQVALEFNNTYSKSSLDKGMNLLIFEVAKRYVHNFLKLEKKRLDNGEDIQILKIEEDNNVPITINGIDFPVNLRGKVDRVEKTNGITRIIDYKTGNVDLAKVTVKSWDDLNTDYDKYSKSFQILQYAYMMHLKTPFLNPIEAGIISFKNLKSGFLPFNYNKNTEITTETFKAFSEQLEQLIKDICNPNIPFVEKELKDPFKG from the coding sequence ATGGCAAAACGTACCAATAAAGCCACATTTCTCCCGGAAATTTATAGTATTGAAAGTTTTATTGAAAAGGTTGCTGGCTTACAGCAAATAGATAATACCACTACACTTTTTAAGCTATACGAAGTTTATATAAGTCTAATTAACAAAGAAGACCAAGAAACCTTCGAAACATTTAGTGGTTGGGCGCAAACTATAATAGGAGATTTTAATGAAATAGATAGATACCTTATTCCTTCCGATGAGTTCTTTAATTATCTATCTGAAATTAAAGATAAAGACCACTGGTACTTAGCAGATGAAAAAACAACACTCATTGAAAACTATTTAAAATTCTGGAAGCAACTACCTCAACTCTATAACGCGTTATATTCCAGTCTTATTTCTTCTAAAAAAGGGTATCAAGGATTAATATACAGAGAAGCTGCCAACAACATAGACACCTATCTGTCTACAAATAACAAAACACATATTTTTATAGGGTTTAATGCATTAAATAATGCTGAGCAACATATCATACAACAATCAATCAAAAAGGATTGTGCAGAGGTGTTTTGGGACTTAGATGAGGTGTTTTATAATGATACATTTCACGACGCCTCACATTTTATAAGATCATATTATAAGAATTGGAAAGTTTTTGAGAACAAACAGTTTAATGGTGGCCATAATTTTTCTAATAAGAAAGAAATTTCAATCATTGGAACACCAAAAAAAATAGGGCAGGCAAAAGCAGTAGGTCAAATTTTAAATGACATACCAGCAAATAAACTATCTAGTACAGCTGTAATCTTAGGAGACGAAACTTTGTTACTGCCATTGTTAAATGCAATCCCTAAGCATATTAAAGATGTAAATATTACAATGGGGTTACCGTTACAAAAAGTTCCGTTAGCTTCTTTTTTTGAACTTCTGTTTACATTACAACTTAACAATACATCAGAGTTATATTATAAACACGTTTTAGAATTATTTAATCATCCCTCATTACAATATGTATTAGAGGTTTCAAAGCTTAACGTTGTATCTTATATAAACACAGGAAATATTGTTTCAATAAAATTTGATAGCCTTATTGCACAAAGTAGCGCTGAAGAAAGTGAAATAGTAAAATTGCTTTTCTCAAGTTCAGAGAACAATCCAGAGCACTTCATTTCCCGTATTTTAAAAATAATTCAATACCTAAAGCAAAACTTATCTGTAGAGCAGTCTGTATTAAGAGAGTATCTATACCGTTTTAATGTGCTATTTAATAAATTAGAACATTTACTGTCTACCTTTTCTCATATATCTAATATTTCTGTATTACACACTATTTACAAGGATATGCTATCTAATGAAACCTTAGATTTTATAGGGAAAAAACACGATGGCTTACAGATAATGGGAGTTTTAGAAACTCGTGTTCTAGATTTTGAAAACATCATTATAACCTCTGTAAATGAAGGTATCTTACCATCTGGAAAAAGTGCTAATTCTTATTTGCCTTATGATTTAAAGAAAGAATACGGCTTACCTACCTACAAAGAAAAAGATGCCATATACACCTATCACTTTTACCATATGTTGCAGCGTTGTAACCAAGCACATATTATATTTAACACAGAAGCCGGCGACTTAAATAGTGGTGAAAAAAGTAGATTTATTACACAATTACAGGTAGAGGCTCAAAATTACCCAAAGCATTCGTATAACAATTTAATTACACTTCCTAAAGTTCCAAAAATCACCTCGCAATTAAGAACTGTACAAAAAACAGCTCAGGTAATGGATCAAATAAAATACAGAGCTAAATCTGGGTTTTCTCCATCTGCACTAACATTATATATGCGAAACCCTATAGATTTTTATACGCGCTATGTATTAGGTGTAGGAGATACTGAAGAGGTTGAAGAAACAGTGGCGTATAACACCTTAGGAACAGTTGTGCATGACACCTTAGAGCAATTATATACACCATACATTGGTGAGCTGCTTAATGCTGATATTATTAAAGTTATGACGACTAAAGCAGATAAGCAAGTAGCCCTAGAGTTTAACAACACCTATTCTAAATCTTCTTTAGACAAAGGTATGAACCTCTTAATCTTTGAAGTTGCAAAGCGTTACGTTCATAATTTTTTGAAATTAGAAAAAAAACGCCTCGATAATGGTGAAGATATTCAAATATTAAAAATAGAAGAAGATAATAATGTTCCTATAACAATAAATGGGATAGACTTTCCTGTTAATTTGAGAGGAAAAGTAGATCGTGTAGAGAAAACAAATGGCATAACGCGTATTATAGATTATAAAACAGGTAATGTAGATCTCGCTAAAGTAACCGTTAAAAGCTGGGACGATCTAAATACAGATTATGATAAGTATTCAAAATCCTTTCAAATTCTTCAATATGCATATATGATGCATTTAAAAACACCCTTTTTAAATCCTATTGAAGCTGGAATAATTTCATTTAAAAATTTGAAATCTGGATTTCTACCATTCAATTATAATAAAAACACAGAAATAACTACCGAAACATTTAAGGCATTTTCTGAGCAATTAGAGCAACTAATTAAAGACATTTGCAATCCTAATATTCCGTTTGTAGAAAAAGAACTTAAAGACCCATTTAAAGGATGA
- a CDS encoding copper resistance protein NlpE: MRVFIGIVLVALGLSSCKNTDSSKQSSHEKVVSKGFYNDSIKGLYIGTLPCADCLGIKTELHLKEDYNFTLNQVYLETSGSAFTVVGNYTIKQDTIKLYGNTITPDAHQYLYLKDTLIKLNLKGERIKGMLSQKYKLPKKNF, encoded by the coding sequence ATGAGGGTTTTTATAGGCATAGTCTTAGTTGCGCTAGGTTTGTCTTCTTGCAAGAATACTGACTCCTCAAAACAAAGTTCTCACGAAAAAGTAGTTTCAAAAGGATTTTATAATGACTCTATAAAAGGACTCTACATAGGAACCCTACCATGTGCAGACTGTCTAGGAATTAAAACAGAATTACACCTAAAAGAAGATTATAACTTTACGCTCAATCAAGTATATTTAGAAACTTCAGGTTCAGCATTTACTGTAGTAGGAAATTATACAATAAAGCAAGACACCATAAAACTTTATGGAAATACTATTACCCCAGATGCTCATCAATATTTGTATTTAAAGGATACATTGATTAAGCTTAATTTAAAAGGTGAACGAATTAAAGGGATGTTGTCACAAAAGTATAAGTTACCTAAAAAAAACTTTTAG